TCAATCAAAGAATAATTCAGCATAAAATACATCTTAAGATGTTCTGAACGAGACTTGGTAGAGCAAATTAAAGTGGTAGCTTCATCTAGCTTTCTCGAATTAGTTGttgataaaaaagaagataatgtTCACAAATCTGGATTCatgaagataataaaataacaagaaaGCTTATGATGATTTAAACGTTTGTTATCAAACTCTACATTTTCTTATCTTCGGGCCCACGTAAAATCTAGCTTTATCGTGCTGATTTGTAAGGACAttcgtttttctttctctgATTGTTTCACAAAACAAAGACATGTCTCTAAAGTTgtagttaaaagttataaacgtgtaataaatctaatattcctGTGACGCCTTGTCGCCCTTGCCAGAGCCACCGGTACCAGTCTTCTTCGGCAGCAGGACTGCTTGGATATTAGGCAGAACTCCACCTTGAGCAATGGTCACCCCAGATAACAATTTGTTCAATTCCTCGTCATTGCGAATGGCCAGTTGCAAGTGGCGTGGGATTATCCTGCAGAAgacatttacatataattgaaACATATGTTAGACCTGTTTGCAATAATGTAGATTGATTTCAATCCTGATTTAGTTTACTgcctatctttttctaatttttaaaaccaGAAAAATCAAGAATAAGTTCAACCAAGTTTAAAGTTAACCTATATTGCTGTACCAATGaactttaaatacaaaaagagCAGTGGGGAAATATCTCAAGTATTATAGATTGAGATGATGCTCTTTGATAGCAATTGGTATGACctagaaaatatttgtttttagatGACAAAGAAAAcaagcatttttatttattatttgtataggCAATTGACTTAGTTCAGattatatacacaaaatatataagtataaaatatacaaatacaaacattcaattttcaaaaatttaaaaacaaagataaaatggtaaagaaatgtaaaaattattaaacaaaatatacagaTTTCTCTGAAACGAACAAGATATAACATTCGTGCATTGTATGATCACATCCCAATACTGAAGGAATgatcaagaaataattttcttagagcAAGTCAGTCGGTTAACGCGCGGAGATCTATACTCGCTCTGTACTACGTTTGGAGACGAGGGTGCGAGGGAAATCGAGGGAGCGAGACACAGATACGAGATAGAAGCGGAAGTAGCAGCGAtagcgtgtgtgtgtgcgtgtgcgtgtgaaAGAGAAGGCGTGagaaagcgcgcgcgcgagagagaaagagcgagagaggaaaTAAGGAAGGGCTTGCCTAGTCTTTTTGTTGTCCCTGGCGGCGTTTCCAGCCAACTCGAGCACTTCGGCCGCCAGATATTCCATCACGGCGGCGAGATAGACCGGTGCACCGGCGCCAACACGCTCCGCGTAGTTGCCTTTCCTGAGAAGGCGATGGATTCTTCCCACGGGGAACTGCAGCCCGGCCCTGCTGCTTCGGGTCTTCGCCTTTCCCTTGGTCTTACCTGGAAAAGGGACAGGGCATGCCTTTGAGGAGTGCCGTTGCCGATCATCGCCCGGCACGGCGCCCCTCGCGATTCTCCTCCTTTTTCCGgctcctttttttcctttctttaattttctttactcACCGCCTTTGCCGCGTCCAGACATGTCTTCGCTGCGTTAAGTCCTCTTGCGCGTTTGCTTTTTTCTCACGTAAAGGGGGGACGGGGAGGGCGAGATAGATAGGAAGATGGGTTCACACACCGACACGCCAACACCGAGCGCTGAAAGCCGAATGAAGCCGCGGCCCGCGCAACCACGACGGTCGCGCGCATGCACCGTCAGATATTTTGGCGGCGATCGCTCGTTTGCGCGGGAACGACCGACGATCGCAGACGGCTGGACACATTTCGTCTCGAAAGTCGAAAGTCCCTGCAACGAAGAAACGTCACTAGACAGGGGACGACTGGAGACATTAAAATGACTTCAACTCAACCagttttaattgataaaaccTCAATTAACCTAtttctatgtataaatatgaaCTTTAAccttagtttattatttatctttttttagtattgtaaaattagaaaaacaataaaaatttaaatcgaatttaaatatgcataaataaaaaaaatttaaagctaaatttctaattgtgcaagttaaatttaatattttttcttatgttaaacatttaataattgatctattaccattgataaaataatataagtattatttgataaaagttATAGCAAATTACTTGATTAATTGCTAGTTAACTTATCtcgtttataataaattatcctACACAACTCTGATCTTTTTGTCCATATACCAGGAATAATACATCTTCACACTTAGAAtagtttgtatattttttcactCGTTTTTTGTAGggaaaaataaggaaaagaacataattttaaaacaaaggaGATAAAATAAACCTCTTCAAATGTGTATAAACGTCAATTATTGCGaaatctgatttaattttgTCCTTTGTCGATTGGACATAATCGATAACTTCTAATTTACAATTGTATCAGTATAgaatcgaattaaaaaaatatatatatgtatacagttGTCTACAGCACGTAACATCGAGTCCCTTAAGTTAAACTAGAACTTACGCAAGactagtaattattttgatgtcaAGAATCAACAGTCCTAGTTTACATATTTACctgttttgttttatcttaCTTAAAAAGAATCACGCAAGAAAGTCATTTTTCACAATGCGTCACAATTCCTCTCACAAAGTTAGAGACAacattaacataatatatattcgttttcaaattaataatattcaaactGTGTGAcacagaataattattttaatatagtataactattataatgttagtttatcataataattcaTCTTATGCGTCCATCCTAAATTGCTACTGTATCTTACGAATCTCGGGACTTGTAAAACTTATTTGCATTGTCGTGATTATTGGCGTTTGCGTTTACGCGAGTGAATTAACAATAGTCGTTAACACATTTCGTCGAAAGTTAGAATTTCCAATCCCATGGCACACAAAGAACGCCGTCACTCATAACGGAATAATAATGAGTAACCCAGAGCATTACACCTTCGAGCGCCGGTGCTAGATCCTTTTTGTGCAAAAGCAATCGTTCGCAGCACTGTATCATTAGATCAGGAGTGATGCTGTCATCCTTGTTAAGAGCAGCTAAACCCAATTCCTTGATGGTCTTACGATGAAGTTCTCGCTCTACATGCTTTATGCTAACAAACATGCACAAGTATAGTAATAACGGCTGGACTAATCTAAACTTAATCTGTGAGAAATCCAAGGTAACTTACTTATTATAATGAAACAATCTTTTCGTCGCTTCCTCCAAGTTTTCCGTAATAAAATTCACCAAGAGAAAGCTCGGACACGACGATGGCACGATGAATTGTCCGGTCGGCGACAACATTAAAGGACCTGCTTCGCTATAAGAAATGCATTAAGTCATTTGCATAGGATTCAAAATCATCCACAATTTATATAGCGATACTAACGCTTCGATGACGATTTCGTACGCCGATAGACTGGCCGGCCAAGAATTTGGGTATTTTCTTTTGCCACGATAATCCGAGAGCGTGGTTGTAAGTTGTCGCAGCTGTTGCTCATACTGGCCAACCATTACCTTAGGCATGAATTTCCTGCACATATAGAGCACCCTGAGCCTTACCATAACTCAAATAATATGATGTATTACGCACCGTCGACCGACTTTAATGTCGAGGAGCACTTGAGATACTGCCTTTTCAAACGCCGGCAATTTCAACAATACCGCATCGTGTTTTCTTACATTCTTTATTAGCTGCAAAAGACAAAGAAGTTTAATACATTTGGAGACACCAATAGAATTGTTTCATTTTCAACTTACGTCGAGCCAATTATGCCTGACTTCCCCAGAATTTAGCATAACATTGCCTTCCAAACTAATACCAGTGTCGTTTGCAAACACGAGAGTGCGATTCCTTAATACCTCCATCGATTCTGGATGATGctcagccaatgcttgaaagGCCAATAAGCAACCACGATAATGAGCGATATTCCAACCACAGTCCCATACGATATCTTTTAAACCCAATTCACTGCATAATACTCTTTCTAGTTTCTCAACCTCCTCTCTCACTGGTCTACATGCCTCCAGTTTAACATGTACTTCATTGATGTGTTTGTCCAGATATGctctaataaaatacatatagaaatataataataagcaatacttagtattttaaacatatttcaatattatatttacttcaATGTATCGGGTTCCGTATTAATCTTGCGTTTCATAATAATCGACGCGTAAATAGGATCATCTTCCAATTCCGAAAAGTCTACCCTTTCTCCAGAATATGTGCGTTGCCAAAATCTGGATTTGTGCTTTGTGACAGAAGGCTTTGGCTCCTCGATTTTGTCGACGAATGTTGTAGGTAAATTGCATGTTTTCAAAATGGAAAGTATCGTTTGTCTCAAATCCTTTTCTTCCAACTGTATTTTAACAAGCGTGAATTTACCTGCCTTCACGTCTTTTCCTTCTTTTGATCGCAGATAAAAGGGCAAGATGGTCGGTCGTATAGGTCGCTTCTGTTGCAGAGTTTCCAAGATTGAACTCAATTGTTTCAGAGAGTTTTCATTCACTgtctgtaaataataaatcgttaataacattgataataTCTAATACACTGtctgcattaattaaaaataattataatataacgtctcgctaaagatttattttatgaaaaaaaaaaaaaaacttgacgCAACATTACCGCGTTTTTagattaaaagtaaaagaaaaaaaaaatatccatgCAAAGtgttcataaaaattgtaaaattgctttttacGATATAAATTCATGAGACAATGTGATACAAATATCTGATATCGTTCATAACATTATCTGATATCGTTCGAATATGATAACGGAATGTAATTGATCACAATCAAacatcaaagaatataaacgataaaatatactattttgctTTTCAAgtgctttttaaattatgcagaTTCTGATTTTCCAAGGGGCAGACTTTGATCGAATTCTTTCatcttgtttaataatttttattagcaatTCGCTTAATCAATTGTCCTAATTCAGTTTTACAACTTAATTTAATCggagtttaattatattttatataaaacaaattcttctATTGGATACTGATAATTACAtttcagttaaaataatttgtgaaattacaccttataaaaaaatagctaGAGTATAGTATTTCTGTTAATAGTTCATGCTTGTAAGTATTTGACAATTAAAACTTAAGAAGAAAACTAATTTATATTCACATGATTCCTTTATCAGTTCAATAGAACATATCAATAAGACTGaatatttcaagtattttatatttaaataattaaaaagaactaataacttgtaattttaagaatttcgaCAATTTTCTTACTAGAATTCTCAgagttttaatttacatttcttcttatatttaataaaaaaaatttttaatccacaatgcttttttattatttttcctcAACTCTCGGTTAATGATCTGTCTAAATTAAGTTGTcatgcttaaaaaatatttacatacgaGTCTCAAGTTCTCAAGTCGTAACTAGTATATTAATCAAACACACACGCGCAGGGCCGCGTTTATCACAATTAATTACACAGTTTCCGACAGTGTTGaaataaagcaaaaagaaaatataatttaattaaaaattagatttataaaaaaaattgatccaGCAGAAAATACGTATATTCTACAAttgaaatgaatattttctcaaattttctcGAAATTTAACGATATGTATCCCATTCATTTAATTTCCAATCGATTCTTTCGTAAACAAACGTCGTTAATGACGTTAATTGCGGTACTCCGCGATTATTTCCTTTCTCAGACGAgagcaaatttgaaaaaagttgatTGTTTCCACAACATGTTTCGCGATCCCACAATGCGGCCCTGCTCGCGCGCAAATAATTATCTCGCTGATAAAACGACGCAAACATTCGAGTGCGTGGTACGACAGAGAATTTTTATTCCGACTGCCGGAGAACAACCTTGCACGACGCACGTGCACCGCGCTCGTCCAAAGATCGCGCCGCGCTTAATTCCATCACGAACGCGAGGCGACAAGTTTTCGCGCGTCTAAAAATAATGCCGTTCACCGCTCATTCGCTCGTGTTCGCTATCACGCCACCGATTGCTTTGACAACGGCGTGCATCGTGCATGACCCGTGCCCTTGAGGAGGAGAGACGAGGTGGTTGACGGATGGTGATTCACACGgtcaagagagagaaaaccaaacaaataaaaatacaacaaaCACGTGGCGCAAACACTGCGTTGTACTTCTTTTTGTTACACTCTGTTCCCTGCACCTGTGTTATCTTTATCCTTTCCCTCATTCCAACGTCCGTGAATGCAGTTCGAAAGCTTTCTAAATGCTCgagaaaaaatgtacatacgATACCTCGACTGTCTCTGGCCGCGTGCCTCGTCTCGCTTAtacgttttacattttatataaaaaagatacaaatgCACAAATTCGCAAGATCtgcagaaagaaagaagaagaagaaaattgtATGGAAATGCGCGAATGGAATTGTTTTACGCATATAAAAGAGTTTACGAAGCTAGTCGTTACGATATCGTGATCTATGTTGACCGTACGGTATGACACTCATTCCAGAGTAGCGAGCATTCGTCTGAGGGTTCAGGCCAATCCTTACCCTCTGCGTGGGATACTGGCCGAACAGGTCGGGATGAACGGTGAAATAGAAGGGCCGCAACGCGGTGGACACCTCGCCGGTACTCAGGGCCCTCACCGCGTCCCTCCTGCAAAAGCTGTCGGCAGAAGAAGAAAAGCCGTCAGTTTCCAGGTCGCTGGCGACGGAGCTGCTGCCGTTTTACCGCGAAAAGAGGGTAAACGCCACCAGGAGTAAAACTTATGACAACTCTCGCAATTTTCCATTTACCATCTCCCGAGCGTCGTGCAGTACATCGTTGCTCACTCTCTCGCGCCCACCCTCGTTGCCGTCCCGGCAGTTGTATTATTGTCGGTGTGTGCGGCTCTCATGTCACGCGGTAGCCGATCACGCAGCGGACGTGAGACTCGTCACGTCACGAATGATCCTATCTTTCCCTCGTTCCCTTCCTttccgctcgctcgctctcgcgGGAGGGATGCGCTCCGTTTCCCTTACGCTCCTTTTTCTCGTTTCACCCCTTTCTCCCTCCCGAGTAGAAGATGCCACCCGTCCACCTTGTTTCGGAGGACTTTCTTCCACGACGGTGAAAATGTTGCCAATGGCACGGCGGATGGATTCCGATCACTCGCGAACGCGCATCGAGTTACGCACCAGTACGCACCAACACACAGTACGCACTTGTACGCACTGTGAGTCGTGACTGGTTATGACTTGTGAGTTTGTGACGTGCCGACGGCGATCGCCgatgatatatatatcaaaacaaTGCGCACCTTGCGTCGCCCCCGACGAGAAACTTCGGAGGCTGCTCGAACGGAATTATGCTCGTCGATAAGTTAGATCGAAAACGTgggaaaatattataaaataattattaaattcttgacACATGTcgattatgaaataaaataaagctatAATAAAACACGAAAATCAACGCAAACGATTCTTTATACGTGAAAAGAATGATAAGATGAAcgctttaaaaagttttaaatttagatctttaaattttaaatctttggaTCGATTACGTAAAAGTGTCGTAAAAGAAATTgagaatgtaaatttaatttacaaataaaattatattaaattttatttgataaactcctataatatataagtgttttgaattatttaatctataatataataactttttaagcgtttatatataattataaaaataatgattttcaaaatataacctttaatttaacttttaattcaaTCTTAACCTTTTATTAgagtttttttgtttatgtcacttttaacgtaaaaccaattaaattttatgagttaaaatattgacttaatttagtttaaaatatattaatttaccctattattattaaaattatattaaaaattttcgtttAGTCTACGTCATACTCTTATATCTTTTGATCAATAAACATCAGCTAGGACGATATAAATcacgttgaaaaaaaaagtgaattataattataaatggtAATATATTGAGATCAAACTCCCCTTTTGTTTCATGTACATTCACCAAGTGACATCATTCAATTGTGCCAGCGGGTTATCATTAATTGAAAGAACGATAAGGAATAAAACGTGCTTATCT
This genomic window from Monomorium pharaonis isolate MP-MQ-018 chromosome 8, ASM1337386v2, whole genome shotgun sequence contains:
- the LOC105831752 gene encoding histone H2A, which gives rise to MSGRGKGGKTKGKAKTRSSRAGLQFPVGRIHRLLRKGNYAERVGAGAPVYLAAVMEYLAAEVLELAGNAARDNKKTRIIPRHLQLAIRNDEELNKLLSGVTIAQGGVLPNIQAVLLPKKTGTGGSGKGDKASQEY
- the LOC105831740 gene encoding T-cell activation inhibitor, mitochondrial isoform X4 encodes the protein MLLQEGRGEGPEYRRGVHRVAALLFHRSSRPVRPVSHAEGKDWPEPSDECSLLWNECHTTVNENSLKQLSSILETLQQKRPIRPTILPFYLRSKEGKDVKAGKFTLVKIQLEEKDLRQTILSILKTCNLPTTFVDKIEEPKPSVTKHKSRFWQRTYSGERVDFSELEDDPIYASIIMKRKINTEPDTLKAYLDKHINEVHVKLEACRPVREEVEKLERVLCSELGLKDIVWDCGWNIAHYRGCLLAFQALAEHHPESMEVLRNRTLVFANDTGISLEGNVMLNSGEVRHNWLDLIKNVRKHDAVLLKLPAFEKAVSQVLLDIKVGRRVLYMCRKFMPKVMVGQYEQQLRQLTTTLSDYRGKRKYPNSWPASLSAYEIVIEAEAGPLMLSPTGQFIVPSSCPSFLLVNFITENLEEATKRLFHYNKDFRLSRRNVSSRLRSSVVPAQTSDRRQNI
- the LOC105831740 gene encoding T-cell activation inhibitor, mitochondrial isoform X3 gives rise to the protein MYCTTLGRCFCRRDAVRALSTGEVSTALRPFYFTVHPDLFGQYPTQRTVNENSLKQLSSILETLQQKRPIRPTILPFYLRSKEGKDVKAGKFTLVKIQLEEKDLRQTILSILKTCNLPTTFVDKIEEPKPSVTKHKSRFWQRTYSGERVDFSELEDDPIYASIIMKRKINTEPDTLKAYLDKHINEVHVKLEACRPVREEVEKLERVLCSELGLKDIVWDCGWNIAHYRGCLLAFQALAEHHPESMEVLRNRTLVFANDTGISLEGNVMLNSGEVRHNWLDLIKNVRKHDAVLLKLPAFEKAVSQVLLDIKVGRRVLYMCRKFMPKVMVGQYEQQLRQLTTTLSDYRGKRKYPNSWPASLSAYEIVIEAEAGPLMLSPTGQFIVPSSCPSFLLVNFITENLEEATKRLFHYNNIKHVERELHRKTIKELGLAALNKDDSITPDLMIQCCERLLLHKKDLAPALEGVMLWVTHYYSVMSDGVLCVPWDWKF
- the LOC105831740 gene encoding T-cell activation inhibitor, mitochondrial isoform X1, producing MLLQEGRGEGPEYRRGVHRVAALLFHRSSRPVRPVSHAEGKDWPEPSDECSLLWNECHTTVNENSLKQLSSILETLQQKRPIRPTILPFYLRSKEGKDVKAGKFTLVKIQLEEKDLRQTILSILKTCNLPTTFVDKIEEPKPSVTKHKSRFWQRTYSGERVDFSELEDDPIYASIIMKRKINTEPDTLKAYLDKHINEVHVKLEACRPVREEVEKLERVLCSELGLKDIVWDCGWNIAHYRGCLLAFQALAEHHPESMEVLRNRTLVFANDTGISLEGNVMLNSGEVRHNWLDLIKNVRKHDAVLLKLPAFEKAVSQVLLDIKVGRRVLYMCRKFMPKVMVGQYEQQLRQLTTTLSDYRGKRKYPNSWPASLSAYEIVIEAEAGPLMLSPTGQFIVPSSCPSFLLVNFITENLEEATKRLFHYNNIKHVERELHRKTIKELGLAALNKDDSITPDLMIQCCERLLLHKKDLAPALEGVMLWVTHYYSVMSDGVLCVPWDWKF
- the LOC105831740 gene encoding T-cell activation inhibitor, mitochondrial isoform X2 codes for the protein MLLQEGRGEGPEYRRGVHRVAALLFHRSSRPVRPVSHAEGKDWPEPSDECSLLWNECHTTVNENSLKQLSSILETLQQKRPIRPTILPFYLRSKEGKDVKAGKFTLVKIQLEEKDLRQTILSILKTCNLPTTFVDKIEEPKPSVTKHKSRFWQRTYSGERVDFSELEDDPIYASIIMKRKINTEPDTLKAYLDKHINEVHVKLEACRPVREEVEKLERVLCSELGLKDIVWDCGWNIAHYRGCLLAFQALAEHHPESMEVLRNRTLVFANDTGISLEGNVMLNSGEVRHNWLDLIKNVRKHDAVLLKLPAFEKAVSQVLLDIKVGRRKFMPKVMVGQYEQQLRQLTTTLSDYRGKRKYPNSWPASLSAYEIVIEAEAGPLMLSPTGQFIVPSSCPSFLLVNFITENLEEATKRLFHYNNIKHVERELHRKTIKELGLAALNKDDSITPDLMIQCCERLLLHKKDLAPALEGVMLWVTHYYSVMSDGVLCVPWDWKF